In a single window of the Lentisphaera araneosa HTCC2155 genome:
- the cysC gene encoding adenylyl-sulfate kinase yields MNKALIISNTRLKHSTIVESKYDFTYADTSKLGDLILKAKDVNLVVLSLKVEELDSLKPTLLALNICKLVHIVLAVQAPTSHQVFSEFKKSFKLYSQKTSFKEIHFIAEQADWYSNTSLDDLLQKINTKAPYNPTDFRFSVASVQGKTLKGKTLSGAIADNQEVLILPSQQKTKVLSSDDGLLLSSTEKIQSGNIICRPNNLPNSASELDIKLFWLSPQSWRAGNQRILVKHNSFRVNGFIENISYSIDSMDLHRQEVTQLDCGSFSKVKLTCAENLYFDAYHNNRNNGFLELLDPESQELLGYGFIKSESRETQKDQVKSTNIKVEDFDLTREDYEKRNGHKGCVLWFTGLSGSGKSTIAKALMAELHAQGKHVNSLDGDNVRFGLCSDLGFTAKDRSENIRRIGELAKLFMENGNIVLCSFISPFQKDRDFVRSILPDGRFFEVFVDTNIETCIERDPKGLYKKALAGEINGFTGIDSPYEAPQTPEIHLKTDQLNPEEFLQELITQLQAIL; encoded by the coding sequence ATGAACAAAGCCCTTATCATATCAAATACACGACTCAAACATAGTACGATTGTTGAGTCCAAATATGATTTTACATATGCTGATACGAGCAAGCTTGGTGACCTGATTCTCAAGGCTAAAGATGTCAACCTCGTTGTTCTTTCTCTCAAAGTAGAAGAACTGGATTCACTCAAACCTACACTTCTAGCGTTGAATATCTGCAAACTTGTCCACATTGTCCTTGCTGTTCAAGCCCCCACTTCTCACCAGGTCTTTAGCGAGTTCAAAAAATCTTTTAAGCTATATAGTCAAAAAACTTCTTTCAAGGAAATCCATTTCATTGCTGAACAAGCCGATTGGTATTCAAATACTTCCCTTGATGACTTACTGCAAAAAATCAATACCAAAGCCCCCTACAACCCAACAGACTTCCGCTTCTCAGTAGCTTCAGTCCAAGGCAAAACCCTAAAGGGCAAAACCCTATCCGGAGCCATTGCAGATAATCAAGAAGTTCTCATTTTGCCTTCTCAACAAAAAACTAAAGTCCTATCAAGTGATGACGGCTTGCTACTCAGCTCCACTGAAAAGATCCAAAGCGGGAACATAATTTGCCGCCCCAATAACCTACCCAACTCGGCTAGTGAGCTCGATATCAAACTCTTTTGGCTGAGCCCTCAGTCTTGGAGAGCCGGAAACCAGCGCATCCTCGTCAAACACAATTCCTTTCGCGTCAATGGCTTTATCGAAAATATTTCTTATTCTATTGACTCCATGGATTTGCACCGCCAAGAAGTCACACAATTAGATTGTGGCAGCTTTAGCAAGGTTAAACTCACTTGTGCAGAGAATCTCTATTTCGATGCTTATCACAACAATAGAAATAATGGCTTTCTTGAACTGCTTGACCCCGAAAGCCAAGAGTTGCTCGGCTATGGGTTCATTAAATCAGAATCACGCGAAACACAAAAAGACCAAGTTAAATCCACTAATATCAAAGTGGAGGACTTTGACCTTACCCGAGAGGATTACGAAAAACGCAATGGTCACAAGGGCTGCGTCCTGTGGTTCACTGGCCTCTCTGGCTCAGGTAAATCCACTATTGCCAAGGCACTCATGGCAGAACTCCATGCCCAAGGCAAGCACGTCAATAGCCTGGATGGTGATAATGTTCGCTTTGGCCTCTGCTCGGACCTAGGCTTTACTGCTAAAGATCGCTCAGAAAACATCCGCCGCATCGGTGAACTCGCAAAGCTCTTTATGGAAAATGGCAACATCGTTCTCTGCTCTTTCATCTCTCCCTTCCAAAAAGATCGCGACTTCGTACGCTCCATTCTTCCAGATGGCCGTTTCTTCGAAGTCTTTGTGGATACAAATATCGAGACTTGTATCGAACGCGACCCCAAGGGCCTCTACAAAAAGGCCCTCGCTGGCGAGATAAACGGCTTCACGGGCATCGATTCGCCCTATGAGGCTCCGCAAACCCCCGAGATTCATCTCAAGACGGATCAGCTCAACCCCGAAGAATTCCTTCAAGAACTTATAACACAATTACAAGCTATTCTATAG
- a CDS encoding four helix bundle protein: MNFEDLEIWKRSVKLSILIYKETLSLKDYGFKDQITRSALSIPSNIAEGMERDSVKETKHFLSYSKASCGELRTQIIIAKEVGFLNTNFCEKTYQECKELSQMISSFSKKLT; this comes from the coding sequence ATGAATTTTGAAGATTTAGAAATTTGGAAACGTTCAGTAAAATTAAGTATTCTCATTTATAAAGAAACTTTAAGCCTAAAAGATTATGGATTTAAAGATCAGATAACTCGTTCGGCACTTTCAATTCCTAGCAATATAGCAGAGGGTATGGAACGTGATTCTGTTAAAGAAACGAAACATTTCCTCTCCTATTCCAAAGCTTCATGCGGAGAACTTCGAACACAAATAATTATTGCCAAAGAAGTCGGTTTCTTGAATACTAATTTCTGTGAAAAAACTTACCAAGAATGCAAAGAACTTTCTCAAATGATCTCATCATTTTCTAAAAAACTAACTTAA
- the cysQ gene encoding 3'(2'),5'-bisphosphate nucleotidase CysQ, protein MLKKLEEIARLAGAEIMKIYATDFAVIEKEDKSPLTEADKAANAVICAELAKNWPDIPILSEEIKNAEYSERKDWKQMFVVDPIDGTKEFIKKNGEFTVNIALVENGVPTVGVVYAPAIDDMYAADESGASLNDEKLPLQINETPEKSLTIVASRSHMSQETQDYVDSLKETTESIELTSVGSSLKLCYVASGKADQYPRLAPTMEWDTAAAHAVALAAGKQVLNFETRQPLQYNKENLLNPWFLVK, encoded by the coding sequence ATGCTAAAAAAACTCGAAGAAATTGCTCGACTTGCCGGGGCTGAGATCATGAAGATCTACGCCACCGACTTCGCCGTTATCGAAAAAGAAGATAAGTCACCCCTTACTGAAGCTGATAAAGCCGCCAATGCCGTCATCTGTGCTGAACTCGCAAAGAATTGGCCGGATATTCCCATTCTCTCGGAAGAAATCAAAAACGCCGAATACTCCGAGCGCAAAGATTGGAAGCAAATGTTCGTGGTTGACCCCATCGACGGTACTAAGGAATTCATCAAAAAAAATGGTGAATTCACCGTTAATATTGCTCTAGTTGAAAATGGCGTGCCCACTGTCGGCGTGGTTTATGCTCCCGCTATTGACGACATGTATGCTGCTGATGAATCAGGCGCTAGCCTCAATGACGAAAAGCTACCTTTACAAATCAACGAAACACCCGAAAAGTCACTCACTATCGTAGCGAGTCGCTCCCACATGTCACAGGAGACCCAAGACTACGTTGATTCACTGAAAGAAACCACCGAGAGCATCGAACTCACTTCCGTCGGTAGCTCACTTAAACTCTGTTACGTAGCATCCGGTAAAGCCGATCAATACCCCCGCCTCGCCCCCACTATGGAATGGGATACTGCAGCCGCCCACGCCGTCGCCCTCGCCGCCGGCAAGCAAGTGCTCAACTTCGAAACGAGACAGCCACTACAATACAATAAAGAAAATTTACTCAATCCATGGTTTTTAGTAAAGTAA